The proteins below are encoded in one region of Hordeum vulgare subsp. vulgare chromosome 3H, MorexV3_pseudomolecules_assembly, whole genome shotgun sequence:
- the LOC123440961 gene encoding uncharacterized protein LOC123440961, translating into MDTKACISLVILALVLAGPDTSAAALAGIHAAAAVMPMSSATTMKLEDGVAPELLDSTTVDMEEGHRRVLAGRGITASSLNPNKAACTRTCPARGRPYTGRACLRRYQCR; encoded by the coding sequence ATGGACACAAAGGCGTGCATCTCTCTTGTAATCCTCGCGCTCGTGCTCGCCGGCCCGGACACGAGTGCTGCGGCGCTCGCCGGCATCCACGCGGCGGCAGCAGTGATGCCAATGTCGTCGGCGACGACGATGAAGCTTGAGGACGGGGTGGCGCCGGAGCTCTTGGATTCGACGACGGTTGACATGGAGGAGGGGCACCGCCGCGTCCTCGCTGGCAGAGGCATCACCGCGAGTTCCCTGAACCCCAACAAGGCCGCCTGCACCCGGACGTGCCCGGCGCGCGGACGGCCGTACACCGGCCGGGCATGCCTCAGAAGGTACCAGTGTCGTTAG